One region of Bosea sp. 29B genomic DNA includes:
- a CDS encoding SDR family oxidoreductase, translating to MTSSSSPFALVTGGTRGIGAGAALALAEAGYQVLATGLTEDEVAASPAHAAIRHARLDVTSDAQVAAIIAGCQRIDALVNCAGMIQRGGKEFEIEAFRLTVEVNLSGSMRMCLAAKDKLAQAKGAIVNTASMLTFHGSAYAPGYAASKGGVGQLTKSLAAAWAPDGIRVNAVAPGWIATELTRPLVEDAARSAPILSRTPMNRWGEPGDVGGAVLFLLSDAARFITGTILPVDGGYLAV from the coding sequence ATGACAAGCTCATCTTCTCCCTTCGCCCTCGTAACCGGTGGCACCCGTGGCATCGGCGCCGGCGCCGCGCTCGCACTTGCCGAGGCCGGCTACCAGGTCCTCGCCACCGGCCTCACCGAGGACGAGGTTGCGGCGTCGCCCGCCCATGCCGCGATCCGCCATGCCCGGCTCGACGTCACCAGCGATGCGCAGGTCGCGGCGATCATCGCTGGCTGCCAACGTATCGACGCGCTGGTGAACTGCGCCGGCATGATCCAGCGCGGCGGCAAGGAGTTCGAGATCGAGGCCTTCCGACTGACGGTCGAGGTCAATCTCTCCGGCTCGATGCGCATGTGCCTGGCGGCGAAGGACAAGCTCGCCCAGGCCAAGGGCGCGATCGTCAACACCGCCTCGATGCTGACCTTCCACGGCTCGGCCTATGCGCCGGGCTATGCCGCCTCGAAGGGCGGCGTCGGCCAGTTGACCAAATCGCTCGCCGCTGCCTGGGCGCCGGACGGCATCCGCGTCAACGCGGTCGCGCCCGGCTGGATCGCGACCGAGTTGACCAGACCGCTCGTCGAAGATGCCGCCCGCTCCGCCCCGATCCTGTCGCGCACCCCGATGAACCGCTGGGGCGAGCCGGGCGATGTCGGCGGCGCGGTGCTGTTCCTGCTCTCGGATGCCGCCCGCTTCATCACCGGCACGATCCTGCCGGTCGACGGCGGCTATCTCGCGGTCTGA